The following are from one region of the Halodesulfurarchaeum sp. HSR-GB genome:
- a CDS encoding methyltransferase domain-containing protein, whose protein sequence is MGVLEDKTRARYFYKYLSKVYDRVNAFVFTEPMRAEALSLLDLEPTDRVIDVGCGTGFGTEGLKQTTDHILGVDQSPHQMAKARERLDERELLGFTMGDAENLPVRSNTFDHAWSSGSIEYWPNPVQGLAEMRRVVKPGGRVVVVGPYYPDSWIGRRIVDAIMLFYDEAEAEEMFQAAGFEDTRHEVVGSKYKSNLAIVSVGVVPEN, encoded by the coding sequence ATGGGCGTCCTGGAGGACAAGACCCGAGCGCGGTACTTCTACAAGTACCTCTCGAAGGTGTACGACCGGGTCAACGCGTTCGTCTTTACCGAACCGATGCGTGCGGAGGCGCTTTCCCTGCTCGACCTGGAACCGACAGACCGGGTCATCGACGTGGGCTGTGGCACCGGTTTCGGCACCGAGGGGCTCAAGCAGACGACAGACCACATCCTGGGCGTCGACCAGAGCCCCCACCAGATGGCAAAGGCCCGGGAACGGCTGGACGAGCGCGAGCTGCTCGGGTTCACCATGGGCGACGCCGAGAACCTCCCCGTGCGGTCGAACACCTTCGATCACGCCTGGTCCTCCGGGTCGATCGAGTACTGGCCCAACCCCGTCCAGGGGCTGGCCGAGATGCGCCGGGTCGTCAAGCCGGGCGGGCGAGTCGTGGTCGTCGGCCCGTACTACCCGGACTCCTGGATCGGACGGCGGATCGTCGACGCGATCATGCTCTTCTACGACGAGGCCGAGGCCGAGGAGATGTTCCAGGCCGCCGGGTTCGAAGACACCCGCCACGAGGTCGTCGGCTCGAAGTACAAGTCAAACCTCGCCATCGTCTCCGTCGGCGTCGTCCCCGAGAACTGA
- a CDS encoding type IV pilin N-terminal domain-containing protein has protein sequence MTRAVSPILGTLLLTAITVLLVAVLVSTLGAASLGGVVAGPDAGDATNFVRLSATATADGEITLTHEGGDSVDLSHASVHITVDGTPLAEQPPVPFFSTAGFEPGPTGPFNSAADSTWSVGEQASLTISGSNEPSLAVGDTVRVELVRDGRPLGSVSSSVLGDDADGDDGEV, from the coding sequence ATGACTCGCGCCGTCTCCCCGATCCTCGGGACGCTTCTGTTGACTGCGATTACCGTCTTGCTCGTCGCCGTCCTCGTCAGTACGCTCGGTGCGGCCTCGCTCGGTGGCGTCGTGGCTGGCCCGGATGCCGGCGACGCTACGAACTTCGTCCGGCTCTCCGCGACCGCGACCGCAGACGGTGAGATCACCCTCACGCACGAGGGCGGTGACTCGGTCGATCTGTCCCACGCCTCGGTTCACATCACTGTGGACGGAACGCCACTCGCGGAACAGCCGCCGGTCCCCTTCTTCTCGACGGCGGGCTTCGAGCCGGGGCCGACGGGGCCGTTTAACTCCGCCGCGGATTCGACCTGGTCGGTCGGCGAGCAGGCCTCGCTTACCATCTCCGGGTCGAACGAGCCGTCGCTCGCAGTTGGTGACACCGTGCGGGTCGAACTCGTTCGGGACGGGCGGCCCCTCGGAAGTGTCAGCAGTTCAGTTCTCGGGGACGACGCCGACGGAGACGATGGCGAGGTTTGA
- the ahaH gene encoding ATP synthase archaeal subunit H: MPRPEVLESIKAAESDAEERVAAAREEAEEILAQARRDAEEIVSEAESEARAHREEELEAAREAVEAEREEILEAGAEEREQLKADAEAHVEDAVDLALERFTEAVHAQT; the protein is encoded by the coding sequence ATGCCGAGGCCAGAGGTTCTCGAATCGATCAAGGCGGCTGAATCGGACGCCGAGGAACGCGTCGCCGCCGCCCGGGAGGAGGCCGAGGAGATCCTCGCCCAAGCCAGGCGCGACGCCGAGGAGATCGTCTCCGAGGCGGAATCCGAGGCCCGGGCGCACCGGGAGGAGGAACTCGAAGCGGCTCGTGAGGCAGTCGAAGCCGAGCGCGAGGAGATCCTCGAAGCCGGCGCCGAGGAGCGCGAACAACTGAAAGCGGACGCCGAGGCCCACGTCGAGGACGCCGTGGACCTCGCACTCGAACGGTTCACGGAGGCGGTGCATGCTCAGACCTGA